A stretch of Gemmatimonas aurantiaca T-27 DNA encodes these proteins:
- a CDS encoding RrF2 family transcriptional regulator: MRITTWAEYGLICALHLARRGETGPVTGRDVATRERLPGDYVEQILLRMRRAGIVNSTRGARGGYMLARKPSEISVRDVIQASELTTFDLHCVSHPVDAGRCSESENCSIRPVWMLLQQRIDEVLEGVKLSDLLADESVVRDRVGVPHYVAPSIPGGLPILQP; the protein is encoded by the coding sequence ATGCGGATTACAACGTGGGCCGAGTATGGGCTGATCTGCGCCTTGCATCTGGCGCGCCGTGGAGAGACGGGACCAGTCACTGGACGCGATGTGGCCACTCGCGAGCGACTGCCGGGCGATTACGTCGAGCAGATCCTGCTCCGGATGCGTCGCGCAGGGATCGTGAACAGCACGCGTGGTGCGCGAGGCGGCTATATGCTGGCTCGCAAGCCCAGCGAGATCTCGGTGCGTGATGTCATTCAGGCATCCGAACTCACGACGTTCGACCTCCACTGTGTGAGCCATCCCGTGGACGCCGGTCGGTGCTCGGAGTCGGAGAACTGCAGCATCCGTCCAGTCTGGATGCTGTTGCAACAGCGGATCGACGAAGTGCTGGAAGGCGTGAAGCTGAGTGATCTGCTCGCCGACGAGTCCGTGGTGCGGGATCGTGTCGGGGTGCCGCATTACGTGGCCCCGTCGATCCCCGGTGGATTGCCCATCCTGCAGCCCTGA